A window from Fibrobacter sp. UWB11 encodes these proteins:
- the ribF gene encoding riboflavin biosynthesis protein RibF — MKRAVTMGNFDGCHLGHQALFRTLKAVAEVNHLQPTVISFEPHSNYVLRGPGDPLLLTTTEEKREFVESLGIEFLVLPFTHELAKLPFDKFVRTELIEKREVVSMFFGHDHCFGAGGKGNYETITAAFPELSTQMLSMVLHKGERVSSSAVRNALLNGDVDRAQTYLGRPYRLSGTVVVGKRLGHTIGFPTANVQMEQYKFLPKGGVYVASARLSDGRIFRSVVNIGTQPTTPGTHNLAVEAYLLDFNEDIYGQHLALDLLAFLRPEKKFASIEDLVRQIGMDADTAKNYNGNHWAE, encoded by the coding sequence ATGAAACGCGCTGTGACAATGGGTAATTTTGACGGATGCCATTTGGGACACCAGGCGCTTTTCCGCACGCTGAAAGCGGTTGCGGAAGTGAACCATTTGCAGCCGACGGTCATCAGCTTTGAACCGCATTCCAATTACGTTTTGCGAGGACCGGGCGATCCGTTGCTCCTCACGACGACCGAAGAAAAACGCGAGTTCGTCGAGAGCCTTGGCATTGAATTTTTGGTATTGCCGTTCACGCATGAATTGGCAAAACTCCCGTTTGATAAATTTGTCCGCACGGAATTGATTGAAAAGCGCGAAGTTGTCTCGATGTTCTTTGGACATGACCATTGCTTTGGCGCAGGCGGCAAGGGCAATTATGAGACGATTACCGCTGCGTTCCCGGAACTCTCGACGCAGATGCTTTCGATGGTGTTGCACAAGGGCGAACGCGTGAGCTCTTCTGCCGTGCGCAATGCACTTTTGAATGGCGATGTGGACCGTGCGCAGACTTATCTTGGCCGCCCGTATCGCTTGTCTGGAACGGTCGTGGTCGGCAAACGCCTTGGTCATACGATCGGATTCCCGACAGCCAATGTGCAGATGGAACAGTACAAGTTTTTGCCGAAAGGTGGCGTATATGTCGCAAGCGCAAGGCTTTCGGACGGTCGCATTTTCCGCTCTGTCGTGAACATCGGAACGCAACCGACAACGCCCGGAACGCATAACCTTGCGGTCGAAGCGTATCTGCTTGACTTTAACGAAGACATTTACGGCCAGCACTTAGCGCTGGACTTGCTCGCCTTCTTGCGCCCTGAAAAGAAATTCGCAAGCATCGAAGATTTAGTGCGCCAGATTGGCATGGACGCGGACACCGCCAAGAATTACAACGGAAATCACTGGGCGGAGTAG
- a CDS encoding pyridoxamine 5'-phosphate oxidase family protein: MRRKDREVLGDENIAKIIEQCTTCHVAMTDDADASMPYVIPLSFGYNLNSGVLELYFHCAHVGKKLDCIRKNPNVAFSMCVENRIEIHEEAYCKSGRFYASVVGQGKAEIVEDIAEKCRGLSLLMERQAAAPHHPDSAQYSQSTSSAHSTQSAIPHKFEFTPEQAATVTVFKITSTNFTGKAKNEHAQKC; this comes from the coding sequence ATGCGGCGCAAGGACAGAGAAGTTTTAGGCGACGAAAACATCGCAAAGATCATCGAGCAATGCACGACTTGTCATGTAGCAATGACGGATGATGCAGATGCAAGCATGCCTTACGTGATTCCGCTGTCGTTCGGATATAATCTAAACAGCGGCGTTCTAGAACTGTATTTCCATTGTGCGCATGTCGGCAAAAAACTCGACTGCATTCGCAAAAATCCAAATGTTGCATTCAGCATGTGCGTCGAAAACCGCATCGAGATTCACGAAGAAGCCTATTGCAAAAGCGGGCGCTTTTACGCAAGCGTTGTCGGGCAAGGCAAAGCCGAAATCGTCGAGGATATCGCCGAAAAATGCCGCGGCCTCTCACTCCTGATGGAACGGCAAGCCGCTGCGCCGCACCACCCAGATTCCGCGCAGTATTCGCAATCCACAAGTTCCGCGCATTCCACGCAATCCGCGATCCCGCACAAGTTCGAATTCACTCCCGAACAAGCCGCCACCGTAACAGTATTCAAGATAACGAGCACAAATTTCACCGGGAAAGCAAAAAACGAGCATGCACAAAAGTGCTAG
- a CDS encoding SNF2-related protein — translation MDFGSYEKTWWANKWLSSILATASEQAVLQGLKFAARGQVTSIDIVDNRVISVVKGPNGGLHNNYIVFPKFSKESSEIFVSFLKQQPAELLALNNKALSPSLELLMSKSGLQLFDDPAKVNMGCDCRDERPCKYLVATFLKIAEQADKEPNILFKIHGLDLEFIKDYKPDAMEMEAPSETNLVRSFSKATRLVGSSAENASAIETAAGDSDEHEAQNAAELSHAEDASASLFGGYKGSGRESQNSIPPKQLPTFDFKSWKDYSHILPAMLQNFPKFCPAGNFRKSFTDELESCHKFFTDFENFDAFSEQFRVNNAKTFLMENEQLRLFHKPGWHWNFEQSMADKVINSNLTVTNVMGALCCLSAGNFSWHHYSVRYLHLMLQVAFYLVRTGAIYPQVFWIGKDVAQMRWLPAEMLPEILYIVADLEVTAPRELAWTSKEESFFEIAEPAEHILSLFISQLLKFARKYKTPLKTNHGNLLSFFFDSVSGKLANNAHAIPGKIQQWLSVYSCLGCRTQILFVCSEMDEDVALDVFVLDEDGTATSAAGNAAGMLNAARRTPLSELFENNDSRLLSIMSVLNGIADGFKPLDAYLERRASEPILMRGAELLEFLQDCLKKLQLFGIQTEIPKNLLNIGKPKPKMRLQGSMSFGAFTAGDLLDFDWEIAIGDENISAKEFLELAEQADGLLKYKSSYVQITEQDLQSIRDKIEGKSGGNVKDGKGKKIAADDAGKSSENAAENADEILEEDSVPEITQAKLVQACFTGECDNIPVEMASDFKQQFDAWRAETDIPLPENLNATLRPYQMRGYSWMYKNLEIGFGCILADDMGLGKTLQVITFLLKMKQEGKFAEKKAIVVMPAGLLCNWQVEIKKFAPELTFFAYHGGRRNLQKFSADVLLTTYATFRKDFAELDKHEWQTIIIDEAQNIKNADSEQSKLLRRMRAPMKIAMSGTPVENRLMEFWTIMDFANHGFFPSASEFREKFETPIQKNGNQIVAETFRKITAPFMLRRLKTDKSIISDLPDKIIQDEYAELTRSQAALYQKTLEHFMQELEMEQALSEKANDAHALFKRKGIILQMILALKQICNHPATFLKGLDDNAASPKSSKLESGKMQMLLDLLTSIQEQGEKTLIFTQFAEMGHLLKSTIESELGLRTHFYHGGCTQTQRSEMIQDFQENPDCKVLILSLKAGGTGLNLVAASQVIHYDLWWNPAIEAQATDRAFRIGQKRNVQVHRFITKGTFEEKINSLLETKKAIANLTVNAGETWLADMDDKQLAEVFCLDNTIV, via the coding sequence ATGGATTTTGGAAGTTATGAAAAGACTTGGTGGGCAAACAAGTGGTTGAGTTCAATTCTCGCAACCGCAAGCGAGCAGGCTGTTTTGCAGGGGCTCAAGTTTGCCGCACGTGGCCAGGTCACAAGCATCGACATCGTCGATAACCGCGTGATTTCCGTGGTGAAAGGCCCGAATGGCGGGCTCCATAACAACTACATCGTCTTCCCGAAATTTTCTAAAGAATCTTCCGAAATCTTCGTGAGCTTTTTGAAGCAGCAGCCTGCGGAACTTTTGGCTTTAAACAACAAGGCGTTAAGCCCGTCGCTCGAGCTTTTGATGAGCAAAAGCGGGCTCCAACTTTTTGACGATCCGGCCAAGGTCAACATGGGTTGCGATTGTCGCGATGAACGCCCGTGCAAATACCTCGTTGCCACATTTTTGAAAATCGCAGAACAGGCGGACAAGGAACCGAACATCCTTTTCAAAATTCACGGGCTCGACCTGGAATTTATCAAGGACTACAAGCCGGATGCGATGGAAATGGAAGCGCCCAGCGAAACTAATCTCGTGAGGTCGTTCAGCAAGGCGACAAGACTTGTAGGCTCAAGCGCCGAAAACGCATCTGCTATCGAAACTGCCGCCGGGGATAGTGACGAACACGAAGCACAAAACGCCGCCGAACTTTCTCACGCAGAAGATGCGAGCGCTAGTTTATTTGGTGGGTATAAAGGCTCGGGCCGCGAATCGCAAAACAGCATTCCGCCCAAGCAACTGCCGACATTCGATTTCAAGAGCTGGAAAGACTACTCACATATTCTGCCCGCGATGTTGCAAAACTTCCCGAAGTTCTGCCCCGCCGGGAATTTCCGCAAGAGTTTTACCGACGAACTAGAATCGTGCCACAAGTTCTTTACCGACTTCGAAAATTTTGACGCTTTCTCAGAACAATTCCGCGTGAATAACGCAAAGACGTTCTTGATGGAAAACGAGCAACTGCGACTGTTCCACAAGCCCGGATGGCATTGGAATTTCGAGCAGTCCATGGCCGACAAAGTCATCAATAGCAATCTCACAGTCACAAACGTGATGGGCGCACTTTGCTGCCTGAGCGCTGGGAATTTTTCGTGGCACCATTACTCCGTGCGTTACTTGCACTTGATGTTGCAAGTGGCGTTTTACCTTGTGCGCACCGGAGCGATTTATCCGCAAGTTTTTTGGATCGGGAAAGACGTAGCGCAGATGCGCTGGCTCCCCGCCGAAATGCTCCCCGAGATTCTGTACATTGTCGCAGACCTCGAAGTCACCGCCCCGCGAGAACTCGCGTGGACAAGCAAAGAAGAATCCTTCTTCGAAATCGCGGAACCCGCCGAACATATTCTTTCGCTGTTCATCTCGCAGCTTCTGAAATTCGCGCGCAAGTACAAAACACCACTCAAGACGAATCACGGCAATTTACTCTCGTTCTTTTTCGATAGCGTTTCTGGAAAGCTCGCGAACAATGCACACGCCATTCCTGGGAAAATCCAGCAATGGCTCTCGGTGTATTCTTGCCTCGGTTGCCGCACGCAGATTCTCTTTGTCTGTAGCGAAATGGACGAAGATGTAGCGCTGGACGTTTTTGTACTTGACGAAGATGGAACCGCAACAAGTGCTGCCGGGAATGCGGCGGGAATGCTAAATGCCGCAAGACGCACGCCGCTTTCGGAATTATTCGAAAACAACGACTCGCGACTACTCTCGATCATGAGTGTTCTGAACGGCATCGCCGACGGATTCAAGCCGCTCGACGCCTATTTGGAACGCCGTGCAAGCGAACCGATTTTGATGCGAGGCGCCGAACTCCTCGAATTTTTGCAGGATTGCCTCAAAAAACTACAACTGTTTGGCATCCAGACAGAAATTCCAAAGAACCTTTTGAACATCGGAAAACCGAAACCCAAGATGCGCTTGCAAGGAAGCATGAGCTTTGGTGCATTCACTGCCGGAGACCTGCTCGACTTTGATTGGGAAATCGCCATCGGCGATGAAAACATTTCAGCAAAAGAATTCTTGGAACTCGCCGAACAAGCGGACGGACTTTTAAAATACAAGTCTAGTTACGTGCAAATTACCGAACAGGATTTGCAATCCATCCGCGATAAAATTGAAGGCAAGTCTGGCGGGAACGTCAAAGACGGCAAAGGCAAAAAAATTGCTGCGGATGATGCGGGAAAGTCTTCTGAAAATGCCGCGGAAAACGCCGACGAAATCCTCGAAGAAGATTCCGTTCCAGAAATCACGCAAGCCAAACTCGTACAAGCATGCTTCACCGGCGAATGCGACAACATCCCGGTTGAAATGGCGAGCGATTTCAAGCAACAGTTCGACGCCTGGCGTGCCGAAACAGACATTCCGTTGCCCGAGAATCTGAACGCAACTCTCCGCCCTTACCAAATGCGCGGCTACTCCTGGATGTACAAGAATCTGGAAATCGGATTCGGTTGCATTCTCGCCGATGACATGGGCCTTGGCAAGACGCTGCAAGTCATTACGTTCCTCCTCAAGATGAAACAGGAAGGCAAATTTGCGGAGAAAAAAGCCATTGTCGTGATGCCCGCCGGCCTCCTTTGCAACTGGCAAGTCGAAATCAAGAAGTTCGCCCCGGAACTCACGTTCTTTGCGTACCACGGAGGCCGCCGCAACTTGCAAAAGTTCAGCGCCGACGTATTGCTCACGACTTACGCTACGTTCCGCAAGGACTTTGCTGAACTCGACAAGCACGAATGGCAAACGATTATCATCGACGAAGCTCAAAATATCAAGAACGCCGATAGCGAACAGAGTAAATTGCTCCGTCGCATGCGCGCCCCAATGAAAATCGCGATGAGTGGCACCCCGGTCGAAAACCGCCTTATGGAATTCTGGACCATCATGGATTTTGCGAACCACGGGTTCTTCCCGAGTGCAAGCGAATTCCGAGAAAAGTTCGAAACGCCGATTCAAAAGAACGGCAACCAAATCGTCGCCGAAACATTCCGCAAAATTACAGCACCATTCATGCTGCGCCGTCTCAAGACCGACAAGAGCATCATCAGCGACTTGCCCGATAAGATCATCCAAGACGAATACGCCGAACTCACTCGCTCACAAGCAGCCCTTTATCAAAAAACGCTTGAGCACTTTATGCAAGAACTCGAGATGGAGCAAGCCCTCAGCGAAAAGGCAAACGATGCCCACGCCTTGTTCAAACGCAAAGGCATAATCTTGCAGATGATTCTTGCCCTCAAGCAAATCTGCAACCACCCCGCCACATTCCTGAAAGGGTTAGACGACAACGCCGCGTCCCCAAAGTCCAGCAAGCTCGAATCCGGCAAGATGCAAATGCTCCTGGATCTCCTCACATCTATCCAAGAGCAAGGCGAAAAGACGCTCATCTTCACGCAATTTGCCGAAATGGGGCACCTGCTAAAATCCACCATCGAAAGCGAACTCGGCCTCCGCACACATTTCTATCACGGCGGTTGCACACAAACGCAGCGCTCCGAAATGATCCAGGATTTCCAGGAAAATCCGGACTGCAAAGTGCTCATTCTCTCGCTCAAGGCAGGAGGCACCGGCCTCAACCTCGTCGCCGCCTCGCAAGTTATCCATTACGATTTGTGGTGGAACCCCGCCATCGAAGCGCAAGCCACCGACCGCGCCTTCCGTATCGGCCAAAAGCGCAACGTCCAAGTTCATCGTTTTATCACCAAAGGCACCTTCGAAGAGAAAATCAACTCCCTCCTCGAAACCAAAAAAGCCATCGCCAACTTGACCGTGAACGCCGGCGAAACATGGCTCGCCGATATGGACGACAAGCAACTCGCCGAAGTCTTCTGCCTGGACAACACAATTGTGTAA
- a CDS encoding FISUMP domain-containing protein — protein sequence MNKIVLALVAGMLLVEPTCAKSSFKGLLKSLSKGKQKQTEKEVPAAETSKQETRTTANFQAKPAAQAQNTFVDSRDGATYKFVKIGDLVWMAQNLNYGDTIAAPGLIGNSWCYDNDKRNCAQYGRLYSWSAAMDSAGNISNNAKGCGKGKKCTPTYPVRGVCPEGWHFPELAEWQNLADAVDRKKEALLANIYYGAKDEYGFAGLAAGSHRFDGTDTVFWGLTHNGDFWTSSEYDENEAFEWGLASNKWSYGKPGYGKTAGYSVRCVKDDCLAAANVVFHDPRDAKSYKVANIGGVVWFAHNLDFKTKESWCFNDGWANCERYGRLYTWKAAQNACPNGWRLPTDSELPAIVDNVERLQIEASGNRDAKGKYGWPPRAEFWTSGATGSKGKFYYYDLNTKTGNFDTLNKKAAKPVRCVKK from the coding sequence ATGAATAAAATCGTACTGGCTCTTGTGGCAGGGATGCTTCTTGTTGAACCGACTTGCGCCAAGTCATCTTTTAAAGGACTTTTAAAATCATTAAGCAAGGGTAAACAAAAGCAAACTGAAAAGGAAGTTCCGGCCGCGGAAACCTCAAAGCAGGAAACTCGAACGACGGCGAATTTCCAAGCAAAGCCTGCAGCTCAAGCCCAAAATACGTTTGTGGATTCCAGAGATGGCGCTACATATAAATTCGTGAAAATTGGTGATTTGGTCTGGATGGCGCAAAACCTGAATTATGGCGATACCATTGCCGCTCCGGGATTAATTGGAAACTCCTGGTGCTATGATAATGATAAACGCAATTGCGCTCAGTATGGCCGTTTGTATTCATGGTCAGCCGCAATGGATAGTGCCGGAAATATTTCGAATAACGCAAAAGGCTGCGGCAAAGGGAAAAAATGTACTCCGACTTACCCCGTTCGTGGCGTTTGCCCGGAAGGTTGGCATTTCCCTGAATTGGCCGAGTGGCAGAACTTGGCAGATGCTGTAGATAGAAAAAAAGAAGCCTTGCTTGCAAATATCTATTATGGTGCTAAAGATGAATACGGCTTTGCGGGGCTTGCTGCGGGTAGCCATAGATTTGATGGTACTGATACCGTATTTTGGGGGCTTACTCACAACGGCGATTTTTGGACTTCCTCGGAATACGATGAAAATGAAGCTTTTGAATGGGGGCTAGCGTCTAATAAGTGGTCGTATGGGAAACCTGGGTATGGAAAGACTGCTGGGTATTCGGTCCGTTGTGTAAAGGATGATTGTCTTGCTGCGGCAAATGTTGTGTTCCATGACCCTCGCGATGCAAAGTCGTATAAGGTTGCAAATATAGGTGGCGTTGTGTGGTTTGCCCATAATTTGGATTTCAAGACAAAAGAAAGCTGGTGCTTCAATGACGGCTGGGCCAATTGTGAAAGATATGGCCGTCTTTACACTTGGAAGGCCGCTCAAAACGCTTGCCCCAATGGATGGCGCCTCCCTACGGATAGCGAGTTGCCTGCTATAGTTGATAACGTTGAACGACTTCAAATCGAAGCTTCTGGTAATCGCGACGCTAAGGGCAAATATGGATGGCCCCCTCGAGCAGAATTTTGGACGAGTGGCGCTACAGGTAGTAAAGGCAAGTTCTATTACTATGACCTAAACACTAAAACGGGCAACTTTGATACGCTCAACAAAAAGGCTGCCAAACCCGTCCGTTGCGTCAAAAAATAA
- the queF gene encoding preQ(1) synthase: MRSEAELEGVTLLGNNKTQYKTTYSPEVLEKFPNKHPGNDYMVTFNCPEFTSLCPKTGQPDFAEIKINYIPDQYLVESKSLKLYMFSFRNHGDFHEDCVNIIMKDLVKLLDPKYIEVEGIFMPRGGISLYPFANYGKPGTEFEAIAKTRLFAAIDRRK; encoded by the coding sequence ATGCGTTCAGAAGCTGAACTCGAAGGCGTTACGCTCTTGGGCAACAACAAGACCCAGTACAAGACCACCTACAGCCCCGAAGTGCTCGAAAAGTTCCCGAACAAGCATCCGGGTAACGATTACATGGTCACGTTCAACTGCCCGGAATTCACGAGCCTCTGCCCGAAAACCGGTCAGCCGGACTTTGCCGAAATCAAGATTAACTACATTCCGGACCAGTATTTGGTGGAATCCAAGTCGCTCAAGCTTTACATGTTCTCGTTCCGCAACCACGGGGATTTCCACGAAGACTGCGTGAACATCATCATGAAGGACTTGGTGAAGCTCTTGGACCCGAAGTATATCGAAGTTGAAGGCATATTTATGCCGCGCGGTGGTATTTCGTTGTATCCGTTCGCGAACTACGGCAAGCCGGGTACCGAATTCGAAGCTATCGCCAAGACGCGCCTCTTCGCCGCTATTGACAGGAGGAAGTAA
- a CDS encoding queuosine precursor transporter, whose amino-acid sequence MQNELLMIASIFVFFGGLVAFFRFFGKQGIFAWTVICTIAANIEVLILVHAFGLDTTLGNVIFASSFLATDMMSEIFGKKEASRCVKIGILANVTFILISQSWFLYIPAEGDSMAEPIRTVFSNTPRVMLASLFAYAICEAYDVWAYHAVWKWSEKKFGDKKGFLWLRNNGSTLVSQLINVVVFNLLAFAGVFPWNTIVEILIFGYGIFIVTSLMDTPFVYLARRIAEKHPELLKE is encoded by the coding sequence ATGCAAAACGAACTCCTCATGATTGCCTCCATTTTCGTGTTTTTTGGAGGCCTCGTCGCTTTTTTCCGCTTTTTCGGTAAGCAGGGTATTTTCGCCTGGACCGTCATTTGCACCATCGCGGCAAACATCGAAGTGCTGATTCTTGTGCACGCCTTCGGCCTTGACACTACGCTCGGTAACGTCATTTTCGCATCGTCATTCTTGGCGACCGATATGATGAGCGAAATCTTTGGCAAAAAAGAGGCAAGCCGCTGCGTGAAAATCGGCATTCTCGCGAATGTGACGTTTATTCTCATTTCGCAGAGCTGGTTTTTATACATCCCGGCCGAAGGCGATTCCATGGCAGAACCGATCCGTACGGTTTTTTCGAATACGCCTCGCGTGATGCTTGCTAGTTTGTTTGCGTATGCAATTTGCGAAGCATACGACGTTTGGGCTTACCATGCTGTTTGGAAATGGTCCGAAAAGAAGTTCGGCGACAAGAAAGGATTTTTGTGGCTGCGCAACAACGGTTCTACGCTGGTGAGCCAGCTGATTAACGTGGTCGTGTTCAACCTGCTCGCGTTCGCGGGCGTGTTCCCGTGGAATACCATTGTCGAAATCCTGATTTTCGGCTACGGCATCTTTATCGTGACGTCGCTCATGGACACTCCGTTTGTGTACTTGGCTCGCCGCATCGCTGAAAAACACCCGGAACTGCTAAAAGAGTAA
- a CDS encoding NAD-dependent epimerase/dehydratase family protein, which produces MIPQFNDQSITVAIVGCGGFIGCHLLDAILTRTKWRVFGVDLDFYRIQHRLNDERCEFMVADLADKSVVERIAKYPVVVNLAAICTPSRYMAEAPEVIRSNYDHPAALADACAKSGSWLIHFSTSEIYGRTSADSGLLLEDESELTFGPVTASRWSYATAKLLTERYIAGLKNLKWTVVRPFNFVGPYMDFMPGVDGSGIPRVLANFSSALVRGEPLKLVNGGVAKRSFTSVFDAVDFMFALFEAEKSPFSQAFNIGNPDNELTIAELANKMRKIFADIKGVSVESIPEPEVVSGVEYYGEGYEDSMRRLPSVEKAERLLGFKAKTPIDVVLRESLTWFVNHYGSESSS; this is translated from the coding sequence ATGATCCCTCAATTCAATGATCAAAGTATCACCGTAGCCATTGTCGGTTGCGGTGGTTTTATTGGTTGTCACCTTCTCGACGCTATTTTGACGCGCACCAAGTGGCGCGTTTTTGGCGTTGATTTGGATTTTTATAGAATCCAGCACCGGCTGAACGACGAACGCTGCGAGTTCATGGTGGCGGACCTTGCCGATAAAAGTGTCGTTGAACGAATTGCAAAGTATCCGGTCGTAGTGAACTTGGCTGCCATTTGCACGCCGAGCCGCTACATGGCCGAAGCTCCCGAAGTTATCCGCAGTAATTATGACCATCCGGCAGCGTTGGCCGATGCTTGTGCCAAGTCGGGTTCGTGGTTGATTCATTTTTCGACGTCCGAAATTTATGGGCGTACGTCTGCGGATTCCGGATTGCTGCTTGAAGACGAATCTGAACTTACTTTTGGCCCTGTGACCGCAAGCCGCTGGAGTTATGCGACAGCGAAGCTCCTCACGGAACGCTATATTGCGGGCCTCAAGAATTTAAAGTGGACCGTGGTGCGCCCGTTCAATTTTGTCGGACCGTACATGGACTTTATGCCTGGGGTCGATGGCTCGGGCATTCCGCGTGTGCTTGCGAATTTCTCGTCGGCGCTTGTTCGAGGCGAACCGCTAAAGCTTGTGAATGGCGGGGTTGCAAAGCGCAGTTTTACGAGTGTCTTTGATGCGGTCGATTTTATGTTCGCGCTTTTCGAAGCGGAAAAATCGCCGTTCTCGCAAGCGTTCAATATCGGAAATCCTGATAACGAACTCACGATTGCGGAACTTGCAAACAAAATGCGCAAGATTTTTGCAGACATCAAGGGCGTGTCTGTAGAATCTATCCCCGAACCGGAAGTTGTGTCGGGCGTAGAATATTACGGCGAAGGCTACGAAGATTCCATGCGCCGTTTGCCGTCGGTCGAAAAGGCGGAACGCTTGCTCGGCTTTAAGGCAAAGACTCCGATTGACGTCGTTCTGCGCGAATCGTTGACGTGGTTTGTAAATCACTATGGATCCGAATCGTCATCCTGA
- a CDS encoding glycosyltransferase family 2 protein: MSCSAIDYFIFVPAYNVENTLVEVLSKIDESILSRARVLVIDDGSRDGTAQAFENARNLSSRFEYLKFEQNSGYGAVVKKGIAEGLVSGAAFIACLHGDGQYPAEKLGEFFAEMENNNLDLLQGSRHAIAGGAKRGGMPLHKRIGGAFLTALENIAFRVKLTDRHSGFIVYSSRFLKTVDLNRLSPSFDIDLELIAIADARRFAIAELPIPTRYADEKSNLNVVTYGLRVLRQIWRRLKGKTNN, from the coding sequence ATGTCTTGTTCTGCGATAGATTACTTTATCTTCGTTCCTGCGTACAACGTTGAAAATACGCTAGTCGAAGTCCTTTCGAAAATTGATGAATCTATTTTGTCGCGCGCTCGTGTGCTTGTGATTGATGATGGCTCTCGCGATGGGACCGCACAGGCTTTTGAAAATGCGCGCAATCTCTCGTCTCGTTTTGAATATTTAAAGTTTGAACAAAATAGCGGTTACGGCGCCGTTGTCAAAAAAGGCATTGCCGAAGGCTTGGTGTCGGGTGCGGCGTTTATCGCTTGCTTGCATGGCGATGGACAATACCCTGCTGAAAAGTTAGGCGAGTTCTTTGCAGAGATGGAAAATAACAATCTCGATTTGCTGCAAGGTTCTCGACATGCAATTGCGGGGGGGGCAAAACGCGGCGGCATGCCGTTACACAAGCGTATTGGCGGTGCGTTCTTGACGGCGTTAGAAAATATCGCTTTTCGCGTAAAGCTTACGGATCGTCATAGTGGATTTATCGTTTATTCCTCGCGATTCCTGAAAACCGTCGATTTGAATCGCTTGAGCCCGTCGTTTGATATTGATTTGGAACTGATTGCGATTGCCGATGCTCGCCGTTTTGCAATTGCGGAACTCCCAATCCCGACGCGGTATGCCGACGAAAAATCGAACCTCAATGTGGTCACGTATGGCTTGCGTGTTTTGCGCCAAATTTGGCGAAGATTGAAAGGAAAAACTAATAACTAA
- a CDS encoding MoxR family ATPase gives MVKDLIHALNGVLLGKSEAVELLVMALLADGHVLIEDVPGTGKTTIAKALATAVGADFARIQFTPDLLPADVTGGAVFKANTGEFEIRKGPVFTQVLLADEINRASPRTQSALLEAMEERQVSLEGERHALPKLFMVLATENPVEFHGVFPLPEAQMDRFLVRLSLGYPTAETELGILRAHRDGRPLDTLKAVTTPDEVIAMRSDVRKIHIDESLEMYVVSLVQATRTNPAVRLAASPRAGINLIKMAQACAFVAGRDFVNPDDIQHVFFPVMEHRVFAKDSNTPGASRQILESVLKQVRVPK, from the coding sequence ATGGTTAAAGATTTAATTCATGCTTTAAATGGGGTGCTGCTCGGTAAATCCGAGGCGGTAGAACTTTTGGTTATGGCTCTCCTTGCCGATGGTCACGTGCTCATCGAGGATGTGCCGGGAACGGGCAAGACGACGATTGCGAAAGCGCTTGCGACTGCGGTTGGAGCGGATTTTGCACGTATCCAGTTTACTCCGGACTTGCTGCCTGCCGATGTAACGGGCGGTGCCGTGTTCAAGGCAAATACGGGCGAGTTCGAAATTCGCAAGGGACCGGTCTTTACGCAGGTGCTCTTGGCAGACGAAATCAATCGCGCGTCTCCGCGAACGCAGAGTGCACTCCTAGAGGCTATGGAAGAACGCCAGGTTTCGCTCGAAGGCGAACGTCATGCGCTTCCAAAACTCTTCATGGTGCTTGCAACAGAAAATCCTGTGGAATTTCATGGCGTGTTCCCGCTCCCGGAAGCGCAGATGGACAGATTCTTGGTGCGCCTTTCGCTTGGGTATCCGACGGCGGAAACGGAACTCGGTATTTTGCGTGCGCATCGCGATGGGCGGCCGCTTGACACGCTCAAGGCGGTGACGACTCCTGATGAAGTTATTGCTATGCGTAGCGATGTTCGCAAGATCCATATTGACGAATCTCTTGAAATGTATGTGGTTTCGCTGGTGCAGGCTACGCGTACGAATCCGGCGGTGCGTTTGGCGGCAAGCCCTCGTGCGGGAATCAATCTCATCAAGATGGCTCAAGCGTGTGCGTTTGTTGCGGGCCGCGACTTTGTGAATCCTGATGATATCCAGCATGTATTTTTCCCGGTGATGGAACATCGCGTGTTTGCAAAAGATTCGAATACGCCCGGTGCGTCTAGACAAATTCTCGAAAGCGTCTTGAAACAAGTGCGTGTGCCGAAATAA